A portion of the Drosophila sechellia strain sech25 chromosome 2R, ASM438219v1, whole genome shotgun sequence genome contains these proteins:
- the LOC6615496 gene encoding vacuolar protein sorting-associated protein 35 translates to MYPWSSSSYGGQIPSAANARTMPNGLDDQEKLLAEAIGSARKQAFQMNHFLDKERMLDSLKCASTMLGELRTSVLSPKSYYELYMAVTNELCHLELYLSEKIDKKTDLYELVQYSHTIVPRLYLLITVGIVYIKNDPTLKRSILKDLVEMCRGVQHPLRGLFLRNYLLQCTRNILPDVLVEENEHEGNVYDAIDFVLTNFAEMNKLWVRMQHQGHSSEKTRREKEREELKILVGTNLVRLSQLESATLETYQRLILPGILEQVVSCRDAIAQEYLMECIIQVFPDEFHLKTLDPFLKSCAQLETGVNVKNIIISLIERLAAYNQRSGKTSGNAIDAIIPAEVELFEVFSVQVANIVQTRMDMPLEDTISLQVALLSLAQKVYPDRVDYVDKVLGTTAQILQRMNMNNISHLLSVNQELSRLLRICIDFYNNALTIIQLQNFCPLLEKFDYTSRKSLALYLVMNILDNETLVPTADQADSLLTIITPLIKDDDTSKENGAAAGNTTPDAEEFAEEQGVVARFIHLMRSDEPDMQYKMLQTARKHLGNGGGQRLKHVLPPLVFAAYQLAFKYKAIAEQDENWDKKCQKIVQYCHSTISALAKADLADLALRLYLQGALVIGEIGYTNHETVAYEFMTQAFSLYEDEISDSKAQLAAITLIMSTFEQMSCFGEENAEPLRTNCALAASKLLKKPDQCRGVVACAALFWSGKQNGEEMRDEKRTLDCLKKGARIASQCLDTGVQVQLYVELLNHYLFYFERGNSLITVAMLNQLIAKVNEELPNLEPSEETKQIESHYKNTLAHIRSRMESNDSSLEVSFAGINLN, encoded by the exons ATGTATCCCTGGAGCTCCTCCTCGTACGGCGGCCAGATTCCCAGTGCCGCCAACGCCCGG ACCATGCCGAATGGTTTGGATGACCAGGAGAAGCTGCTCGCCGAGGCCATTGGATCAGCGAGGAAGCAGGCCTTTCAGATGAACCACTTTCTGGACAAGGAGCGTATGCTGGACTCGCTCAAGTGCGCCAGCACCATGCTGGGTGAGCTGCGGACCTCCGTCCTCTCCCCAAAAAGTTACTACGAGCTGT ACATGGCCGTCACCAACGAACTGTGCCACCTGGAGCTGTACCTCAGCGAGAAAATCGACAAGAAAACGGATTTGTACGAGCTCGTTCAGTACTCGCACACTATTGTGCCGCGGTTGTACCTTCTCATAACAGTGGGCATTGTGTATATCAAGAATGACCCTACGCTGAAGCGCAGCATTCTGAAGGACCTGGTCGAGATGTGCCGCGGTGTCCAGCATCCGCTGCGAGGCCTCTTCTTGCGCAACTACCTGCTGCAGTGCACCCGCAACATCCTTCCCGATGTGTTGGTTGAGGAGAACGAGCACGAGGGCAATGTCTATGATGCCATCGACTTCGTGCTAACCAACTTTGCCGAGATGAACAAGCTGTGGGTGCGCATGCAGCACCAGGGGCACTCCAGCGAAAAGACGCGTCGCGAGAAGGAGCGTGAGGAACTAAAGATCCTGGTAGGCACCAATCTTGTGCGGTTGTCCCAGCTGGAGTCGGCCACTCTGGAGACCTACCAGCGACTCATTCTACCCGGCATCCTGGAGCAGGTGGTCAGCTGTCGGGATGCAATTGCACAGGAGTACCTAATGGAGTGCATCATCCAGGTTTTCCCCGACGAGTTCCACCTAAAGACACTTGACCCCTTCCTAAAGTCCTGCGCTCAGCTGGAGACCGGTGTTAATGTGAAAAACATCATAATATCGCTTATCGAACGACTGGCTGCCTATAACCAGCGAAGTGGCAAG ACAAGTGGCAATGCCATCGATGCCATCATACCCGCCGAGGTGGAATTGTTTGAAGTTTTCAGTGTCCAAGTGGCAAACATCGTGCAGACCCGAATGGACATGCCGTTGGAGGACACCATATCGCTGCAGGTTGCTCTGCTGAGCCTGGCTCAGAAGGTGTATCCCGATCGAGTTGACTATGTAGATAAGGTGCTGGGCACAACCGCTCAAATTCTGCAGCGCATGAACATGAACAA CATCTCCCATCTGTTATCTGTAAACCAGGAGTTATCTCGCCTTCTGCGCATCTGTATTGACTTCTACAACAACGCCTTGACCATAATTCAACTTCAAAACTTTTGCCCGCTGCTCGAAAAGTTTGACTACACATCCCGTAAATCGCTGGCCCTGTACCTTGTTATGAACATCCTGGACAACGAAACCCTAGTTCCAACAGCTGATCAGGCGGATAGTCTGCTGACCATCATTACGCCGTTGATTAAGGATGATGATACGAGCAAAGAAAACGGCGCGGCAGCAGGAAACACGACTCCGGATGCCGAGGAGTTTGCCGAAGAGCAGGGGGTTGTGGCACG ATTTATTCACCTCATGCGCTCCGATGAACCGGACATGCAGTATAAAATGCTGCAGACCGCCCGAAAGCATCTGGGAAATGGGGGAGGGCAAAGGCTGAAGCATGTCCTACCTCCGCTTGTCTTCGCCGCCTACCAGCTGGCCTTCAAGTACAAGGCGATCGCCGAGCAGGATGAGAACTGGGACAAGAAGTGTCAAAAAATCGTGCAATACTGCCACAGTACCATCAGTGCGCTGGCCAAAGCCGATCTCGCAGACCTAGCTCTGCGTCTATACCTGCAAGGTGCTCTGGTCATTGGGGAGATCGGTTATACGAATCACGAAACGGTGGCGTACGAATTCATGACCCAGGCCTTCTCCCTCTACGAGGATGAGATTTCCGACTCAAAGGCCCAGCTTGCAGCCATAACGCTCATCATGTCCACTTTCGAACAAATGTCCTGCTTCGGCGAGGAGAACGCTGAGCCGCTTAGGACGAATTGTGCGCTGGCTGCTTCAAAATTGCTGAAAAAACCGGATCAATGTCGCGGAGTTGTGGCCTGTGCGGCGCTCTTCTGGAGTGGAAA GCAAAACGGCGAGGAGATGCGTGACGAGAAGCGAACTTTGGACTGCTTAAAGAAGGGTgctcgcatcgcatcgcagtGCTTGGATACCGGAGTGCAAGTTCAATTGTATGTGGAGCTGCTGAATCACTATCTGTTTTACTTCGAACGCGGCAACTCGCTTATCACTGTGGCTATGCTTAACCAG CTAATTGCCAAGGTGAATGAGGAGCTGCCCAACCTGGAGCCCAGCGAGGAGACCAAACAGATCGAGAGCCATTACAAGAACACGCTGGCCCATATCCGCAGTCGCATGGAATCAAATGACTCGTCGCTGGAGGTCTCCTTTGCGGGCATAAATCTCAATTAG
- the LOC6615497 gene encoding tubulointerstitial nephritis antigen-like gives MSIKCVHLVGLLVLLMGGANALFDPTLKRDFPGPYCARENTCCKDRHDGCSVPISNTLCYCDEFCDRDDSSDCCPDYRSVCFGEADPIISCEHNGVYFSKYNTTWDNCNECRCLEGGSVQCDQDLCLTDDAIVHSVNSINRLGWSARKYDQWWGRKYSEGLKLRLGTKEPTYRVKAMTRLRNPTDGLPSSFNALDKWSSYISEVPDQGWCGASWVLSTTSVASDRFAIQSKGKEAVQLSAQNILSCTRRQQGCEGGHLDAAWRYLHKKGVVDENCYPYTQHRDTCKIRHNSRSLRANGCQTPVNVDRDTLYTVGPAYSLNREADIMAEIFHSGPVQATMRVNRDFFAYSGGVYRETAANRKAPTGFHSVKLVGWGEEHNGEKYWIAANSWGSWWGEHGYFRILRGSNECGIEDYVLASWPYVYNYYNVKSA, from the exons ATGTCCATCAAGTGCGTCCACCTGGTGGGCCTTCTGGTCCTGCTAATGGGCGGGGCCAACGCCCTTTTCGATCCCACACTGAAGAGGGACTTCCCAGGTCCTTACTGCGCCCGGGAGAACACCTGCTGCAAGGATCGGCACGACGGCTGCTCGGTGCCCATCTCCA ACACTCTCTGCTACTGCGATGAGTTCTGCGATCGGGACGACTCCAGCGACTGCTGTCCCGACTACCGCTCCGTCTGCTTTGGCGAAGCCGACCCAATCATCTCCTGCGAGCACAACGGCGTCTACTTCAGCAAGTACAATACCACGTGGGACAACTGCAATGAGTGCCGCTGTTTAGAGGGCGGCAGCGTGCAGTGCGACCAGGATCTGTGCCTCACCGACGACGCGATCGTGCACAGCGTAAACTCCATTAACAGACTCGGTTGGTCCGCCCGCAAGTATGACCAGTGGTGGGGTCGCAAGTACTCCGAGGGACTGAAGCTGCGTCTGGGCACCAAGGAGCCCACGTACCGCGTGAAGGCGATGACGCGTCTAAGGAATCCCACCGATGGCCTGCCCAGCTCCTTCAACGCACTGGACAAGTGGTCCAGTTACATCTCCGAGGTGCCCGACCAGGGCTGGTGCGGTGCCTCATGGGTGCTGTCTACCACCTCGGTGGCCAGCGATCGCTTCGCCATCCAGAGCAAGGGCAAGGAGGCCGTCCAGCTGTCTGCCCAGAACATCCTCTCCTGCACACGCCGCCAGCAGGGCTGCGAAGGTGGCCACTTGGACGCCGCCTGGCGCTACTTGCACAAGAAGGGCGTGGTCGACGAGAACTGCTATCCGTACACCCAGCACCGCGACACCTGCAAGATCCGCCACAACAGTCGTTCTCTGAGGGCCAATGGCTGCCAAACGCCGGTCAATGTGGACAGGGACACCCTCTACACGGTGGGTCCGGCCTACAGCTTGAACCGGGAAGCCGACATTATGGCCGAGATCTTCCACTCCGGTCCCGTACAGGCCACCATGCGGGTGAACAGGGACTTCTTCGCCTACTCAGGCGGTGTTTACCGCGAGACAGCAGCCAACCGAAAGGCGCCCACTGGGTTCCACTCGGTGAAGTTGGTGGGCTGGGGAGAGGAGCACAATGGTGAAAAGTATTGG ATCGCAGCGAACTCGTGGGGATCTTGGTGGGGCGAGCATGGCTACTTCCGCATCCTGCGAGGCTCCAACGAGTGCGGCATCGAGGACTACGTGCTGGCCTCGTGGCCTTACGTCTACAACTACTACAATGTGAAGTCGGCTTAA
- the LOC6615495 gene encoding mediator of RNA polymerase II transcription subunit 16, whose product MTILYKVEGKEFSKDSVFPHKNVLCSVSARNIVAFSALQSAIFSASHGGDAGDGSLPGAGLGVGASNSHVYVCDIVTPWEYYKVCSSKSLISVLQWSPNGEQLLLGYVGGRVEIWQPRNQSINLWVLQYYATVPSEDIIEAQFFHNGKGVIFNALKKDHTYYAEKFERVEQQRPTLSGFGGVASEGCVLLTSSGLLAAFSLPAIQKTSAAGGAADGPAHEVVELTPALHSIGISRSFIEHCSMTPSPSGALSIAFSCGWQQQLVQCFKVSLSLEGELGLEQHLAIKSESQTSIFLGPLDGRRISHLKWTRIANEDVIFIAYACPDGAGSQLEQWTLTRRHQSVHTLLQGGGGANNKPNEFVQSESWEQVGKVQLNASLADISVTRLSVSTPDFCQVYAILHDNSVQVLEPNSMKQLSHTQFDKLSGASGGIKFVSGDLTPSSQMLLIFDSHAQLYAMQAPLLKQGGSGFLLLEYCIVTGCDASDVLLLNLGNLEALVEKLTDNFTRQPSFVRHFYYANFLALKSNICRVQQQEFDNLIILHAISTTFKSLLRPSDLGFQDKGPADNLAIKLAESIPDVDTVMLNLDAKDFTVEPVMLQSLQQLIQWVTDLALNMLHRLPEEVMKTKLSGKRPSYDISRDIVAISSLRELLVMIRIWGLLNTQCLPVYTKTMDNIDVLVILFRLLTRLAQNPAEPDEMLLDECSLLSKQLLIPQPTKFNPTTLLSAQGFAAVKSGQLQFTSLEEPTCLQDMETEEVVFASSVKDGVSNLQLGARPSHIRRCARCGFVFVNNASKVAKTSALKAWFSKWLHCHCGGFWKQVH is encoded by the coding sequence ATGACGATTTTGTACAAAGTGGAGGGCAAGGAGTTCAGCAAGGACAGCGTATTTCCGCACAAGAACGTCCTCTGCTCAGTCTCCGCACGGAACATCGTTGCGTTTAGCGCCCTGCAGAGCGCCATTTTTTCGGCGTCCCACGGAGGAGATGCCGGCGATGGATCCTTGCCGGGAGCTGGTTTGGGCGTAGGCGCGAGTAACAGCCATGTGTACGTGTGCGACATCGTGACGCCGTGGGAATACTACAAGGTGTGCTCCTCCAAGTCGCTGATCAGTGTGCTTCAGTGGAGTCCCAACGGAGAGCAACTGTTGCTTGGATACGTCGGCGGTCGCGTCGAGATCTGGCAGCCGAGGAACCAATCCATTAACCTGTGGGTACTGCAGTACTACGCCACCGTGCCCAGCGAGGACATAATCGAGGCACAGTTCTTTCACAACGGAAAAGGCGTGATCTTCAATGCGCTTAAAAAAGATCACACCTACTATGCGGAGAAGTTCGAGCGGGTGGAGCAGCAGAGGCCTACTCTCAGCGGATTTGGCGGAGTGGCCAGCGAGGGATGCGTGCTACTCACTTCCTCAGGCCTGCTGGCCGCCTTCAGCCTCCCCGCAATCCAAAAGACATCCGccgcaggaggagcagctgaTGGCCCTGCCCACGAGGTCGTCGAGCTGACACCTGCGCTCCACAGCATCGGCATATCGCGCAGCTTCATTGAACACTGCAGCATGACGCCAAGTCCATCGGGAGCCCTTAGTATCGCTTTCAGCTGCGGCTGGCAGCAACAGTTGGTGCAATGCTTTAAGGTCTCGCTTTCGTTGGAGGGAGAACTGGGTCTGGAGCAGCACTTGGCCATCAAATCTGAGTCCCAGACCAGCATATTTCTGGGTCCTCTTGACGGAAGGCGGATCAGTCACCTAAAATGGACGCGAATTGCCAACGAGGATGTGATTTTTATAGCCTACGCTTGTCCAGATGGTGCTGGCAGCCAACTGGAGCAATGGACATTGACACGCCGTCACCAAAGTGTCCACACCCTGCTCCAGGGTGGCGGAGGAGCCAACAATAAGCCAAATGAGTTCGTGCAATCGGAAAGCTGGGAACAGGTTGGGAAGGTGCAACTAAACGCATCCTTGGCGGATATCAGCGTCACACGACTATCAGTATCAACGCCGGACTTTTGCCAAGTGTACGCCATTCTGCATGACAACAGCGTCCAGGTGCTGGAGCCCAACTCGATGAAGCAGCTTAGTCACACCCAGTTTGATAAGTTATCCGGCGCCAGTGGAGGAATAAAGTTCGTTAGCGGCGACTTGACACCTAGCAGCCAAATGCTCCTAATCTTTGATAGCCATGCACAACTTTACGCCATGCAGGCACCTCTGCTCAAGCAAGGAGGATCTGGTTTTCTGCTGCTGGAATATTGCATCGTTACAGGTTGCGATGCCAGCGATGTGCTACTCCTTAATCTAGGGAACCTGGAGGCTCTAGTGGAGAAGCTAACCGACAACTTTACGCGGCAACCTTCCTTCGTGCGGCACTTTTACTATGCTAATTTTCTGGCCCTCAAGTCCAACATATGTCGCGTGCAGCAGCAGGAGTTTGACAATCTCATTATCCTACACGCAATATCCACCACATTCAAGAGCCTCCTGCGGCCCTCTGATCTGGGTTTCCAGGATAAAGGACCTGCCGATAACTTGGCCATCAAGCTGGCCGAATCCATTCCGGATGTGGACACCGTGATGCTGAACCTGGACGCCAAGGACTTTACAGTGGAGCCGGTGATGCTGCAAAGTCTACAGCAACTGATTCAGTGGGTCACCGACCTGGCGCTCAACATGCTGCATCGTCTGCCCGAGGAGGTAATGAAGACCAAGCTCTCCGGAAAGCGGCCAAGCTACGACATCAGCCGAGACATCGTGGCCATCAGCAGTCTCCGCGAGCTGCTGGTTATGATCCGCATTTGGGGTCTGCTAAACACCCAGTGCCTGCCCGTCTACACCAAGACGATGGACAACATCGATGTGCTAGTGATCCTGTTTCGTTTGCTTACTCGCCTGGCCCAGAATCCTGCGGAGCCGGACGAAATGCTGCTGGACGAGTGCAGCCTGCTGTCCAAGCAGCTCCTTATTCCCCAGCCCACCAAGTTCAATCCCACGACGTTGCTGAGTGCCCAAGGATTCGCTGCCGTGAAGTCGGGACAGCTGCAGTTCACCTCCCTGGAGGAGCCAACTTGCTTGCAGGACATGGAGACGGAGGAGGTGGTCTTCGCCAGCTCCGTGAAGGATGGTGTGAGCAATCTCCAACTAGGCGCCCGACCCAGCCACATCCGGAGATGCGCCCGCTGCGGATTCGTGTTCGTGAATAACGCCAGCAAGGTAGCCAAGACGTCGGCCCTCAAGGCGTGGTTTAGTAAGTGGCTGCACTGCCACTGTGGGGGCTTCTGGAAGCAGGTTCACTAG
- the LOC6615494 gene encoding uncharacterized protein LOC6615494 yields MSISAVDRKEQASVSSGLGRRYGQLLRGAKYTDCVFHVCEEQVKCHKLILSSASPVFEAMFFGPMQNNETELVEIHDISSAIFKVLVEYIYTGVVDYNGLELVACIELYYAAEKYLLEELIADTLMAITRKLRFANILPALELSVCMGLDGLLEVCMTFFMRCCVNNGQYMSHLKEHYVHVSKECVKAIIAACKEPHKLLIWYVYEWTRQECEQLGLGPSDADLVVHDLGGKTSDWPVASGASDLESPALAPVVLVERCYYKACRPFTVDAESPLFRLRLKCSRFISLMGLVLNSRMTPNLLGHVQQLEYRESLRLDLCEVPAESDGPATAPVWSHVVQGQNTRYNCHLHLGWRREEACVLNPELTYELQIRWDSSAYGAEYPCSLQSCQADGIRFTDEDSFSGSLVKGLRYANLM; encoded by the coding sequence ATGAGCATCTCGGCGGTGGATCGCAAAGAGCAGGCCAGTGTGAGCAGCGGTTTGGGTAGGCGATACGGGCAGCTGCTCCGTGGAGCCAAGTACACAGATTGCGTGTTCCACGTGTGCGAGGAGCAGGTGAAGTGCCACAAGCTCATCCTGAGCTCCGCCAGTCCCGTTTTCGAGGCAATGTTCTTTGGTCCCATGCAAAACAACGAGACCGAGCTCGTCGAAATCCACGACATAAGCTCTGCTATCTTCAAGGTGCTGGTGGAGTACATATACACGGGCGTCGTTGACTACAATGGCCTGGAGCTGGTGGCCTGCATAGAGCTGTACTATGCAGCTGAAAAGTATCTGCTGGAGGAGCTGATCGCCGACACTCTAATGGCCATCACCCGCAAGCTGCGCTTCGCCAATATCTTGCCCGCTCTGGAGCTAAGTGTTTGCATGGGCCTCGACGGGCTGCTGGAGGTCTGCATGACATTCTTCATGCGATGCTGTGTTAATAATGGACAGTATATGAGCCACCTTAAGGAGCACTATGTGCACGTGTCCAAGGAGTGTGTGAAGGCCATCATAGCAGCGTGCAAGGAGCCGCACAAGCTGCTCATCTGGTATGTTTATGAGTGGACACGCCAGGAGTGCGAGCAGTTGGGCCTGGGTCCCAGCGATGCCGACTTAGTAGTGCACGACTTGGGTGGCAAAACAAGCGATTGGCCAGTGGCTTCGGGTGCTAGTGATTTGGAATCACCGGCTCTAGCTCCGGTGGTTTTGGTGGAGCGCTGTTATTACAAGGCCTGCAGGCCCTTTACAGTGGATGCAGAATCTCCGCTGTTTCGCTTGCGTCTAAAGTGCTCTAGATTTATCTCCTTGATGGGCTTGGTCCTGAACAGCAGGATGACTCCCAACCTATTGGGTCACGTCCAGCAGCTGGAGTACCGCGAATCGCTGCGCCTGGACCTATGCGAGGTGCCCGCTGAAAGCGATGGTCCGGCCACGGCGCCCGTGTGGAGTCACGTTGTCCAGGGTCAGAATACGAGGTACAACTGCCACCTGCATCTTGGCTGGCGGCGCGAAGAGGCCTGTGTGCTCAATCCGGAGCTGACCTATGAGCTTCAGATCCGCTGGGACAGCAGTGCTTACGGCGCCGAGTATCCGTGCAGCCTGCAGTCCTGCCAGGCGGACGGAATCCGCTTCACCGACGAGGACAGCTTCAGCGGAAGTCTCGTCAAGGGACTGCGCTATGCCAACCTGATGTAG
- the LOC6615500 gene encoding membrane-bound alkaline phosphatase: MHFSQRRWLHPIVLFLLAFVGTALGRVQEVHNVLELTGQKASKLRFSTDVATGKYTPPEEMDPQFWYKLADEEIAKRLQLPQPNSDKAKNVIMFLGDGMPLSTVTAARILKGQRQGNTGEESSLSFEKFPYSGLSRTYCANAQVPDSACTATAYLCGVKTNIISIGVSAAVNFNNCTASQDPANRLTSIAEWSQNAGKSTGFVTTTTLTHASPSGAYAKTANRMWQCDTDVTSYGVDASTCIDMATQLVTQTPGKNFEVMFGGGMGKFLPKTIKDSHGKAGERSDGVNLLSRWQGIHDKGVLVTNRKQLLNLDVSAASSIIGTFQSGLMDFHMDADPTYQPTLSELTEVAIKKLSHNENGYFVFIEGGLIDYGNHYTQAGYALDEALEFEKAIQLARAMTNISDTLIVVTADHGHAMSIAGYPGRGTPILGLNQHDTDINGVKYSVLNYAAGPNQYLDEHGQRIPLDDILGPDDAISPSYIDKEIGVHSGEDVGIWASGPQSHLFTGVMQQSTIPHLVAYASCVGSGKQVCESSRRKT, translated from the exons ATGCATTTCTCCCAGAGGCGTTGGCTTCACCCGATCGTTCTGTTCCTGCTGGCCTTTGTTGGCACAGCACTCGGTAGAGTCCAGGAAGTGCACAATGTGTTGGAGTTGACGGGTCAGAAAGCCAGCAAGCTGAGGTTCTCCACGGACGTGGCCACCGGCAAGTACACTCCCCCGGAGGAGATGGATCCCCAATTCTGGTACAAGCTCGCCGACGAGGAGATCGCCAAAAGGCTTCAGCTACCACAGCCCAACTCTGACAAGGCCAAAAACGTGATTATGTTCCTCGGGGATGGTATGCCACTTAGCACAGTCACAGCTGCTCGCATCCTGAAAGGACAACGGCAAGGAAACACTGGGGAGGAGTCCTCGCTGAGCTTTGAAAAATTCCCCTATTCGGGACTGAGCAGA ACCTACTGCGCCAACGCCCAGGTTCCCGACTCAGCATGCACTGCTACCGCTTATCTGTGCGGCGTTAAAACCAACATCATTAGTATCGGAGTAAGTGCAGCAGTAAATTTTAACAACTGCACCGCCAGCCAGGATCCCGCGAACCGCCTGACCTCCATTGCGGAATGGTCCCAGAATGCCGGAAAGTCCACGGGATTTGTGACCACCACCACACTGACCCATGCCAGTCCTTCTGGAGCATATGCCAAGACGGCCAATCGAATGTGGCAGTGTGACACGGATGTGACCAGCTATGGAGTGGATGCCAGCACTTGCATCGACATGGCCACTCAACTAGTGACACAGACGCCCGGCAAGAACTTCGAGGTAATGTTCGGCGGCGGAATGGGCAAGTTCCTTCCCAAAACCATAAAGGATAGTCACGGGAAAGCTGGCGAGCGATCCGATGGCGTAAATCTGCTGTCCCGGTGGCAAGGGATCCACGATAAAGGTGTCTTGGTCACCAATCGCAAACAGCTGCTCAACCTAGACGTTTCGGCTGCCTCCAGCATAATTGGTACCTTCCAATCGGGCTTGATGGACTTTCACATGGACGCCGATCCCACTTATCAGCCCACTCTCTCGGAACTCACCGAGGTGGCCATCAAGAAGCTTAGCCATAATGAAAATGGATACTTTGTGTTCATAGAGG GTGGCCTCATTGACTACGGCAACCACTATACCCAGGCGGGCTACGCCTTGGATGAGGCCCTGGAGTTCGAGAAGGCCATTCAGTTGGCTCGTGCAATGACCAACATCAGTGACACGTTGATTGTGGTGACCGCCGATCACGGACACGCCATGAGCATTGCCGGATATCCTGGAAGGGGGACACCTATCCTTGGACTCAATCAACATGACACAGATATCAACGGAGTGAAATACTCGGTGCTCAACTACGCAGCTGGACCCAATCAGTATCTGGATGAGCATGGCCAGCGCATTCCATTGGACGATATCCTTGGCCCCGATGACGCCATATCCCCAAGCTACATCGACAAAGAAATTGGAGTGCACTCCGGGGAGGACGTTGGTATTTGGGCTTCTGGGCCACAGAGTCACCTTTTCACCGGAGTGATGCAGCAGAGCACCATTCCCCACCTGGTGGCCTACGCCTCATGCGTTGGTAGTGGAAAGCAGGTCTGCGAGAGCTCACGTCGGAAAACCTGA
- the LOC6615499 gene encoding membrane-bound alkaline phosphatase, producing the protein MKTCVAIILVLSALVATSLAASIDMPEIHNQFQLVGGSASAAKAREGNLIDPNAMAKGKAGPEEEKNAQFWYDLAYEEIAKRLEQPQLDKRKAKNVILFLGDGMSLSTVAAARIHKGQLKGNTGEEDSLSFEKFPYTGLSRTYCSNAQVPDSACTATAYLCGVKTNIVALGITAAVNFNNCSGSEDPANQVDSIAAWAQAAGKATGIVTTTTLTHASPSGAYAKTTNRFFESDTDILTYGEGQNDPATCTDIATQLITQAPGKNFDVMLGGGIGKFLPNTITDPFNKKGERSDGVNLLSRWQGLHPGGVLAYNRNQLLSVNASKITNLIGTFRSGVMSFNKMADPKEEPTLAEMTRKAIEMVSKREGGYFLFIEGGLIDYGNHFNSPTNSLSETLQFEQAVQEALDITDPEETLIVVTSDHAHPLTISGYPGRGTPILGLNQDDTDVNGVKYATLNYAVGTNQYLDEHGQRIDLTDQIGAEDFIHPSYIHGTIGVHAGDDVGIFATGPQSHLFTGVMQQSTIPHLMAYASCIGNGPTLCDNED; encoded by the exons ATGAAGACTTGTGTAGCCATTATCCTGGTGTTGAGCGCCCTGGTGGCCACCTCCTTGGCTGCTTCCATAGACA TGCCCGAGATCCATAATCAGTTCCAGCTGGTGGGAGGATCGGCGAGCGCAGCAAAAGCACGGGAAGGAAACCTCATCGACCCCAATGCCATGGCCAAGGGAAAGGCCGGACCTGAGGAGGAGAAGAACGCGCAGTTCTGGTACGATCTTGCCTACGAGGAGATCGCCAAGCGCCTGGAACAGCCACAATTGGACAAGAGGAAGGCCAAGAATGTAATCCTGTTCCTCGGAGACGGCATGTCCCTGTCCACGGTGGCAGCCGCCCGCATCCACAAGGGTCAGCTTAAGGGCAATACCGGCGAGGAGGACTCCCTGAGCTTCGAGAAGTTCCCCTACACCGGTCTGAGCAGG ACCTACTGCTCAAATGCCCAGGTTCCCGACTCCGCCTGCACTGCAACCGCTTACTTGTGCGGTGTAAAGACCAATATCGTGGCTTTGGGAATTACGGCGGCCGTGAACTTCAACAACTGCAGTGGCAGCGAGGATCCGGCCAACCAGGTGGATTCCATCGCAGCCTGGGCCCAGGCTGCTGGAAAGGCCACTGGCATCGTGACCACCACCACTCTGACCCACGCCAGTCCATCAGGTGCCTATGCCAAGACCACCAACCGATTCTTCGAGAGCGACACGGATATTTTGACCTATGGCGAGGGACAGAACGATCCGGCCACCTGCACGGACATTGCTACCCAACTGATTACCCAGGCTCCCGGAAAGAACTTCGACGTGATGCTGGGCGGCGGAATTGGCAAGTTCCTGCCCAACACGATCACGGATCCGTTCAACAAGAAGGGCGAGCGTTCCGACGGAGTAAACCTGCTGTCCCGCTGGCAGGGACTGCATCCCGGCGGTGTTTTAGCCTACAATCGTAACCAGCTGCTGAGCGTGAATGCCTCGAAGATCACCAACCTGATTGGTACCTTCCGCTCGGGAGTGATGAGCTTCAATAAGATGGCCGATCCCAAGGAGGAGCCCACACTGGCGGAAATGACGCGCAAAGCAATCGAGATGGTCAGCAAACGCGAAGGTGGCTACTTCCTGTTCATCGAGGGTGGACTCATCGATTATGGCAACCACTTCAACTCCCCAACCAATTCGCTCTCAGAGACCCTTCAGTTCGAGCAGGCTGTTCAGGAGGCTCTGGATATAACCGATCCCGAAGAGACCCTTATTGTAGTCACCTCCGATCACGCCCATCCACTGACCATCTCTGGTTATCCTGGCAGAGGAACCCCTATCCTGGGACTCAATCAGGATGACACCGATGTGAATGGAGTTAAGTATGCCACTCTCAACTATGCAGTGGGAACCAATCAGTATCTGGATGAGCATGGCCAGCGCATCGATCTCACGGATCAAATTGGCGCGGAAG ACTTCATCCACCCCAGCTATATCCACGGCACTATTGGCGTCCATGCTGGCGATGATGTGGGAATCTTCGCCACTGGTCCGCAAAGTCATCTCTTCACCGGCGTGATGCAGCAGAGCACCATTCCCCACCTGATGGCCTATGCCTCCTGCATTGGCAATGGACCCACTCTCTGTGACAACGAGGACTAG